The Cydia pomonella isolate Wapato2018A chromosome 17, ilCydPomo1, whole genome shotgun sequence genome includes a window with the following:
- the LOC133527094 gene encoding uncharacterized protein LOC133527094 has protein sequence MDPQASSHTKSDNNTITTWCCQCWLSTTTSGGGGGCDGGCSSSTSQSSPGPQPMATAKALLKQDDGDKGKTNCLESASESDTSDEMKSFYQGCKSKWIKAFQNNTLINRWRLPMPFHTFRAEVARLLKRLYIEGHHDDCHIYLLIVMWDDLNDDVEEIVGDAQINYQDWIALLGGVTAELFSRVVFNTKSFNYLINVIFCVLGPNIIASGDYECEPKCKNARTY, from the exons ATGGATCCGCAAGCTTCATCACATACCAAAT CCGACAACAATACCATCACCACTTGGTGCTGCCAGTGCTGGTTGTCCACCACCacaagcggcggcggcggcggctgtgaCGGTGGCTGTAGCAGCTCCACTTCGCAATCGTCACCCGGACCACAACCGATGGCAACAGCAAAGGCACTGTTAAAACAAGACGATGGGGACAAGGGAAAAACAAACTGCCTAGAGAGCGCTTCTGAGAGCGATACGAGCgatgaaatgaaatctttttatcaAGGATGTAAAAGCAAGTGGATAAAAGCGTTCCAGAACAATACTCTGATTAATAGATGGCGCCTCCCCATGCCATTTCACACATTTAGAGCGGAAGTAGCGAGATTGTTAAAACGATTGTATATCGAAGGTCACCATGACGATTGTCATATTTACCTGTTAATTGTAATGTGGGACGATTTAAACGATGACGTAGAAGAGATAGTGGGAGATGCTCAAATCAACTATCAAGACTGGATTGCGTTATTAGGTGGCGTTACAGCGGAACTATTTTCACGCGTGGTGTTCAATactaaatcttttaattatttaatcaatgtaatattttgtgtgcTAGGTCCAAACATAATAGCTTCCGGTGATTATGAATGTGAACCTAAATGTAAGAATGCTCGTACATATTAA